A single region of the Raphanus sativus cultivar WK10039 chromosome 1, ASM80110v3, whole genome shotgun sequence genome encodes:
- the LOC108856635 gene encoding myosin-3: MSQKVKPSVQSLKSMPADYRFLGSPPLSDPLENSSALVKDLIIPRNGHLKNGFNGTGDNGNEDSPYSVSNGEVSSIVDGDPIVPLPQNTDRRWSDTSVYARKKVLQFWVQLPSGNWELGKVLSTSGEESVVKLPEGNVLKVRSETLVPANPDILDGVDDLMQLSYLNEPAVLYNLEYRYNQDMIYTKAGPVLVAVNPFKEVPLYGNSNIEAYRKRSNESPHVYAIADTAIREMIRDEVNQSIIISGESGAGKTETAKIAMQYLAALGGGSGIEYEILKTNPILEAFGNAKTLRNDNSSRFGKLIEIHFSETGKISGAKVQTFLLEKSRVVQCAEGERSYHIFYQLCAGASPTLREKLNLTSAEEYKYLQQSNCYSINGVDDAERFQAVTEALDIVHVSKEDQESVFAMLAAVLWLGNVSFTVIDNENHVEPKEDESLSTVAKLIGCKINELKLALSKRNMKVRNDTIVQKLTLSQAIDARDALAKSIYACLFDWLVEQINKSLAVGKRRTGRSISILDIYGFESFNKNSFEQFCINYANERLQQHFNRHLFKLEQEEYIQDGIDWTRVDFEDNQNCLSLFEKKPLGLLSLLDEESTFPNGTDLTFANKLKEHLSTNSCFRGDRGKVFTVSHYAGEVTYETTGFLEKNRDLLHSDSIKLLSSCSCHLPQAFAFSMLIHSEKPVAGPLYKAGGADSQRLSVATKFKDQLFQLMQRLGNTTPHFIRCIKPNNVQSPGLYEQGLVLQQLRCCGVLEVVRISRSGFPTRMSHQKFARRYGFLLLESIATKDPLSVSVAILHQFNILPEMYQVGYTKLFFRTGQIGVLEDTRNRTLHGILRLQSCFRGHQARSRLREHKRRVTVLQSFVRGEKVRKEYTELLRRHRASSAIQSHVKKRIAKRQYKATVDASVVIQSAIRGELVRRCAGDIGWLNSGGTKRNESDEVLVKASVLSELQRRVLKSEAALREKEEENDILRQRLQQYDNRWSEYETKMKSMEEIWQKQMRSLQSSLSIAKKSLEVEDSARNSDASVNASDATDFSGSGDFRTHARTRSVGVGLSVISRLAEEFGQRAQVFGDDTKFLMEVKSGQVEANLDPERELRRLKQMFDTWKKDYGGRLRETKLILGKLGNGESGGSAERVKMKWWGRLKSTRF; encoded by the exons ATGTCCCAGAAGGTTAAGCCATCTGTTCAGTCACTTAAATCAATGCCAGCGGATTATAGATTTCTTGGTTCACCGCCACTCTCTGATCCCCTTGAGAACTCGAGTGCTCTTGTGAAAGATCTGATTATTCCACGGAATGGTCACTTGAAGAATGGGTTCAATGGAACTGGAGATAATGGTAATGAGGATTCACCGTACAGCGTTTCAAATGGAGAGGTGTCTTCAATTGTTGATGGAGATCCTATTGTGCCGTTGCCTCAGAATACTGACCGTAGGTGGAGCGACACAAGCGTATATGCTCGGAAGAAG GTACTGCAATTTTGGGTCCAACTTCCAAGTGGTAACTGGGAGCTGGGGAAGGTGTTGTCAACTTCAGGAGAAGAGTCTGTTGTTAAACTTCCTGAGGGAAAT GTTTTAAAAGTCAGATCAGAGACACTAGTACCTGCAAATCCTGATATACTTGATGGAGTAGATGATCTCATGCAACTAAGTTACTTAAATGAACCAGCGGTGTTGTACAACCTTGAGTATAGGTACAACCAAGACATGATATAT ACAAAAGCAGGACCCGTTCTAGTGGCTGTGAATCCCTTCAAAGAGGTTCCTTTGTATGGAAATAGTAACATTGAAGCATACAGGAAAAGATCAAATGAGAGCCCTCATGTCTATGCTATTGCAGATACAGCAATCCGTGAAATGATACGAG ATGAAGTTAACCAATCCATCATTATAAG TGGAGAGAGTGGAGCAGGGAAAACTGAGACAGCAAAGATAGCAATGCAATACTTGGCTGCTCTTGGAGGTGGGAGTGGGATCGAGTATGAGATATTAAAGACTAATCCCATATTGGAAGCATTTGGAAATGCCAAAACATTGAGAAACGATAATTCCAGCCGTTTT GGGAAGCTGATAGAGATTCATTTTAGTGAAACAGGAAAGATTTCCGGTGCTAAAGTTCAAACAT TTTTATTAGAAAAG TCTAGAGTGGTTCAATGTGCGGAAGGAGAAAGgtcatatcatatattttatcagCTTTGTGCTGGGGCTTCACCTACGCTTAGAG AGAAGCTAAATTTGACAAGCGCAGAAGAGTATAAATATTTGCAACAGAGCAATTGTTATTCAATCAATGGAGTTGATGACGCTGAACGTTTTCAAGCTGTCACG GAAGCTCTGGATATTGTGCACGTTAGTAAAGAAGATCAAGAAAGCGTGTTCGCAATGCTTGCAGCAGTTTTATGGCTAGGGAATGTTTCTTTCACCGTTATTGACAATGAAAACCACGTTGAACCTAAGGAAGATGAGA GTTTGTCAACTGTTGCTAAATTGATTGGCTGCAAAATCAATGAGCTTAAGCTAGCTCTATCAAAGCGTAATATGAAAGTGAGAAATGATACTATTGTACAGAAGCTAACACTATCGCAG GCCATTGACGCAAGAGATGCTTTAGCAAAGTCAATTTATGCCTGCCTATTTGACTGGCTGGTTGAACAGATAAACAAATCTCTTGCGGTGGGAAAAAGGAGGACTGGCAGATCCATCAGCATTCTGGATATCTATGGCTTTGAATCATTCAAT AAGAATAGTTTTGAGCAGTTCTGTATAAATTATGCAAATGAGAGATTGCAGCAACACTTTAATCGTCATCTATTCAAGCTGGAGCAGGAG GAATATATCCAGGATGGCATTGACTGGACAAGGGTTGATTTTGAGGACAACCAAAATTGTCTCAGTCTCTTTGAAAAG AAACCATTAGGTCTGCTCTCGCTTCTTGATGAGGAATCCACATTTCCGAATGGCACAGATCTGACATTTGCCAACAAGCTTAAGGAACACCTAAGTACTAATTCCTGTTTCAGAGGAGATCGAGGGAAGGTTTTTACGGTTTCTCATTATGCTGGAGAG GTTACGTATGAGACAACTGGATTTCTAGAGAAGAACCGGGATTTACTGCATTCAGATTCTATTAAGCTTTTGTCATCTTGCTCTTGCCACCTACCTCAAGCCTTTGCTTTTAGTATGCTAATTCATTCTGAAAAACCTGTTGCTGGTCCTTTATACAAAGCAGGTGGAGCTGACTCCCAGCGACTGAGTGTAGCAACTAAATTTAAG GATCAACTTTTCCAGTTGATGCAGCGTCTAGGGAACACGACACCACATTTCATTCGCTGCATAAAACCAAACAATGTTCAGTCTCCGGGGTTGTATGAGCAAGGTCTTGTCTTACAGCAGCTAAGATGTTGTGGTGTCCTAGAGGTGGTTCGAATTTCCCGGTCCGGATTTCCCACCAGAATGTCTCATCAGAAATTTGCTAGAAG GTATGGTTTCCTTCTGCTGGAGAGCATTGCAACAAAAGATCCTCTTAGTGTTTCGGTTGCGATTCTTCATCAGTTCAACATCTTGCCAGAGATGTATCAAGTCGGCTACACAAAACTGTTTTTCAGAACTGGCCAG ATTGGGGTTCTTGAAGATACAAGGAACCGTACTCTTCATGGGATCTTACGTCTCCAAAGCTGTTTTAGAGGGCACCAAGCACGTAGTCGTCTAAGAGAGCATAAAAGAAGAGTTACCGTTCTTCAATCAT TTGTTCGCGGAGAAAAGGTAAGAAAGGAATACACAGAGTTACTTCGGAGGCATAGAGCTTCATCTGCTATCCAAAGCCATGTTAAGAAAAGGATTGCTAAGAGACAATATAAAGCCACCGTTGATGCATCTGTTGTAATACAGTCAG CAATTCGTGGCGAGCTGGTTAGAAGATGTGCTGGGGATATTGGTTGGCTAAATTCTGGAGGCACCAAG AGAAATGAGTCAGACGAGGTGCTGGTGAAGGCATCAGTACTTTCAGAACTTCAGCGCAGGGTTCTGAAAAGCGAAGCTGCACTTCGTGAGAAAGAAGAGGAGAACGACATTCTCCGACAAAGACTCCAGCAGTACGATAACCGGTGGTCTGAATACGAAACAAAGATGAAATCAATGGAAGAGATCTGGCAAAAGCAAATGAGATCATTGCAGTCGAGTCTTTCCATTGCAAAGAAAAGCCTAGAGGTGGAGGACTCAGCGAGAAACTCCGATGCGTCTGTGAACGCAAGCGATGCAACTGATTTTTCAGGAAGTGGTGATTTCAGGACACATGCGAGAACAAGAAGTGTAGGTGTGGGTTTAAGTGTGATAAGCAGGTTAGCAGAGGAGTTCGGACAGAGAGCTCAGGTGTTTGGTGAtgacacaaagttcttgatgGAAGTGAAGTCTGGTCAGGTGGAAGCGAACTTGGATCCGGAGAGGGAGCTAAGGAGGTTGAAACAGATGTTTGACACGTGGAAGAAGGATTATGGAGGGAGACTAAGAGAGACGAAACTGATACTTGGTAAACTTGGGAATGGAGAAAGTGGTGGTTCAGCCGAGAGGGTGAAGATGAAGTGGTGGGGGAGGTTGAAGAGTACCAGGTTTTAA
- the LOC108812428 gene encoding uncharacterized protein LOC108812428 produces MIIRRGLVAALGSHFLAPHPPRLLHFGASLSCLPPLLPRRSRSNPRLCSSSLRLTTASGDMAESRSPPAAKKVEHVMQMFGDVRVDKYYWLRDDSRCNPDMLSYLRQENDYTHSVMSGTKEFENTLFAEIRGRIKEDDISAPLRKGPYYYYKKNLQGKEYVQHCRRLIADNKAEPSVYDTMPTGPDAPREHIILDENIKAQEYDYYSIGAFKASPDHKLVAYAEDTKGDEIYTVNVIDSETLKPLGQPLKGLTCYLEWAGNDALVYITMDEILRPDKVWLHKLGTEQSSDVCLYHEKDDMFSLDLHSSESHKYIFVASESKTTRFVFSLDVSKPQDGLKVLTPREDGIDSSVSHRGSHFFIQRRSTEFYNSELVACSVDDTSKTTVLIPHRESVKIQEIQLFRDHLAVFEREQGLQKITVHRLPAEGQPLNKLQAGRSVSFIDPVYSIDSTESEFSSIVLRFRYSSMKTPPSVYDYDMDSGTSVIKKIDTVLGGFDASNYVTERKWVTAADGTQIPMSIVYNKNLAKLDGSDPCLLYGYGSYEISVDPYFKASRLSLLDRGFIYVIAHVRGGGEMGRQWYENGKFLKKKNTFTDFIACAESLIELKYCSKEKLCVEGRSAGGLLMGAVLNMRPDLFKVVIAGVPFVDVLTTMLDPTIPLTTSEWEEWGDPRKEEFYFYMKSYSPVDNVTAQNYPNVLVTAGLNDPRVMYSEPAKFVAKLREMKTDNNLLLFKCELGAGHFSKSGRFEKLQEDAFTFAFMMKVLDMIPDSV; encoded by the exons ATGATAATAAGACGAGGACTCGTTGCTGCCCTTGGCTCTCACTTTCTCGCACCTCACCCTCCTCGTCTTCTCCACTTCGGTGCTTCTCTCTCTTGCCtccctcctcttcttcctcgcCGCAGCAGATCTAATCCACGCTTGTGTTCTTCATCGTTGCGGTTGACGACGGCATCGGGAGACATGGCGGAATCGAGATCCCCTCCCGCGGCGAAGAAAGTGGAGCACGTGATGCAGATGTTCGGTGACGTTAGGGTTGACAAATACTACTGGCTCCGCGACGATTCTCGTTGCAATCCCGATATGCTTTCTTACCTCCGTCAAGAAAATGACTATACTCATTCCGTCATGTCTG GGACTAAGGAATTTGAGAATACGCTGTTTGCTGAAATAAGAGGGAGGATCAAAGAAGATGATATATCTGCACCTCTAAGAAAAGGTCCTTACTACTATTACAAGAAGAATCTTCAAGGAAAGGAGTATGTTCAGCACTGTAGGCGTTTGATTGCTGACAACAAAGCTGAACCTTCTGTTTATGATACCATGCCAACTGGTCCAGATGCTCCTCGTGAGCATATCATTTTGGATGAGAATATCAAGGCCCAAGAGTATGACTACTACAGTATTGGTGCCTTCAAG GCTAGTCCAGATCATAAATTGGTGGCGTATGCAGAGGACACAAAAGGTGATGAGATATATACAGTGAATGTCATCGACTCTGAGACCCTGAAACCATTAGGACAGCCACTGAAAGGACTGACTTGTTATCTTGAATGGGCTGGTAATGATGCTTTGGTCTACATTACTATGGACGAAATCCTGCGACCTGATAAG GTTTGGTTACATAAGTTGGGGACAGAACAATCCAGTGATGTATGCCTTTACCACGAGAAGGATGATATGTTTTCTCTTGATCTTCACTCATCTGAGAGCCATAAGTACATATTTGTTGCATCCGAAAGCAAAACTACAAGATTTGTCTTCTCGCTTGATGTGTCCAAGCCTCAGGATGGACTCAAGGTGCTGACACCTCGTGAGGATGGCATTGATTCATCTGTCAGTCATCGAGGGAGCCACTTTTTCATCCAGAGAAGGAGCACTGAGTTTTACAACTCAGAACTGGTGGCCTGTTCAGTTGATGACACATCTAAAACAACAGTTCTGATTCCACATAGAGAAAG TGTAAAGATTCAGGAAATTCAGCTCTTTCGGGATCATCTTGCAGTGTTCGAGCGTGAACAGGGACTGCAGAAGATAACAGTTCATAGGCTTCCAGCTGAGGGACAGCCTCTGAACAAACTCCAAGCTGGTCGTAGTGTTAGCTTTATTGATCCGGTCTATTCAATTGACTCAACAGAGTCTGAATTTTCATCCATTGTTTTAAGGTTCCGCTACAGCTCCATGAAGACACCTCCTTCTGTGTATGACTATGACATGGATAGTGGCACTTCTGTTATCAAGAAGATTGACACA GTGTTGGGAGGTTTTGATGCGTCGAATTATGTTACAGAAAGGAAATGGGTCACTGCAGCTGACGGAACTCAAATTCCAATGTCTATTGTTTATAACAAAAACCTTGCAAAGCTCGATGGGTCTGATCCGTGTCTGCTTTATGGATATGGTTCATATGAG ATTTCTGTGGATCCATATTTCAAGGCATCAAGGTTATCCTTGTTAGATCGTGGTTTTATCTATGTGATTGCCCATGTTCGTGGTGGTGGCGAAATGGGGAGGCAGTGGTACGAGAACGGAAagtttttgaagaagaaaaacacgTTCACTGATTTTATAGCTTGTGCTGAATCTTTAATAGAACTCAAGTATTGCTCAAAGGAAAAACTGTGTGTGGAAGGAAGAAGTGCTGGTGGTCTGCTGATGGGTGCTGTTCTTAACATGAGGCCTGACTTGTTCAAGGTGGTTATCGCTGGAGTTCCTTTTGTAGACGTTTTGACGACAATGCTGGACCCAACTATTCCGCTTACGACATCAGAATGGGAG GAGTGGGGTGACCCCAGAAAGGAAGAATTTTACTTCTATATGAAGTCATATTCCCCTGTTGACAAT GTTACGGCGCAGAATTATCCAAATGTTCTTGTAACCGCTGGGTTAAATG ATCCAAGGGTCATGTACTCTGAACCTGCCAAGTTCGTGGCGAAACTGAGAGAAATGAAGACCGACAACAATTTGCTTTTGTTCAAATGTGAGCTTGGCGCTGGACATTTCTCCAAATCTGGGAG ATTCGAGAAGCTTCAGGAAGATGCGTTTACGTTTGCGTTCATGATGAAAGTTTTGGACATGATTCCTGATTCTGTGTGA
- the LOC108856670 gene encoding probable mitochondrial import receptor subunit TOM40-2, translating to MAGFALPNVTAQLKSKIEEKVDYSNLPCPKPYEDIHLEATKSLKPELFEGFRLDYTKRMNHKFSIIHSLQMGPTEVPYDGSDEQVVKIPTSSYKFGTSFIDPKLMLDGKLMTDGTVIARFNSDLMDNFTVKTTAQLTNELDKSQGVLTFDYKGSDYRTQLQLGNYRNQFGPGTSSLFRANYIQHVTPKLSLGGEVLWLSEKSNSTVGYVARYETDKMVASGQVASSGVAIMNYVHKVTNKISLAADFFYHFMVREGAASVGYDIMFRQSRVRGKIDSNGAVSAHVEEQLCPGLGLLLSAEVDHVKKDYKFGLGFKYEGL from the exons ATGGCGGGCTTTGCACTACCGAATGTGACGGCACAACTCAAGTCCAAAATCGAAGAGAAAGTTGACTACTCAAACCTCCCTTGCCCTAAACCCTATGAAGATATCCACCTTGAAGCTACCA AGTCTCTAAAGCCAGAACTCTTTGAAGGTTTCCGCCTAGACTACACCAAGAGGATGAACCACAAGTTTTCTATTATTCATAG CTTACAGATGGGACCAACTGAAGTTCCTTATGACGGATCTGATGAGCAGGTTGTCAAGATTCCAACTTCCAGTTATAAGTTTGGTACAAGTTTCATTGACCCAAAg TTGATGCTTGACGGAAAGCTCATGACGGATGGTACAGTTATTGCGAGATTCAACAGCGATTTAATGGACAACTTCACCGTCAAGACTACAGCTCAG CTGACAAATGAGCTAGATAAGTCGCAAGGGGTGCTCACCTTTGATTACAAG ggGTCTGACTACAGAACTCAGCTTCAGCTTGGAAACTACAGGAATCAGTTCGGGCCTGGAACCAGTTCGCTGTTCAGAGCTAACTATATTCAG CATGTCACACCCAAACTATCTTTAGGTGGCGAAGTTTTATGGCTTAGTGAGAAAAGCAACTCTACTGTTGGTTATGTAGCTAGATACGAGACTGATAAAATG GTTGCCTCTGGGCAAGTTGCTTCCTCTGGTGTGGCTATCATGAACTATGTTCATAAGGTTACAAACAAG ATCTCTCTAGCAGCAGATTTCTTTTACCATTTCATGGTGAGAGAAGGTGCAGCTAGTGTTGGGTATGACATCATGTTCAGACAG AGTCGAGTAAGAGGAAAGATCGATTCTAATGGTGCTGTTTCTGCTCACGTGGAAGAACAATTGTGTCCTGGACTCGGTTTGCTTCTGTCCGCAGAG GTGGATCATGTGAAGAAGGATTACAAGTTTGGTTTGGGCTTTAAATACGAAGGCCTCTAG